The following proteins are co-located in the Vigna unguiculata cultivar IT97K-499-35 chromosome 9, ASM411807v1, whole genome shotgun sequence genome:
- the LOC114196343 gene encoding protein TRANSPARENT TESTA GLABRA 1 produces MDNSTQDSHLRSENSVTYESPYPIYAMAFSPSHPHRLALGSFIEEYTNRVHILSFHPETLSLSPHPSLSFDHPYPPTKLMFHPRKPSPSSSSDLLATSGDYLRLWDVRENSVEPLSLFNNSKTSEFCAPLTSFDWNDIDHNRIGTSSIDTTCTIWDIERTVVETQLIAHDKEVYDIAWGEARVFASVSADGSVRIFDLRDKEHSTIIYESPHPDTPLLRLAWNKQDLRYMATILMDSNKVVILDIRSPTTPVAELERHRGSVNAIAWAPHSSTHICSAGDDTQALIWELPTLAAPTGIDPMCMYSAGCEINQLQWSAAQPDWIAIAFANKVQLLKV; encoded by the coding sequence ATGGACAATTCAACCCAAGATTCTCACCTGCGATCGGAAAACTCCGTCACCTATGAATCGCCATACCCAATTTACGCCATGGCTTTCTCACCCTCCCACCCCCACCGTCTCGCCCTCGGAAGCTTCATTGAAGAATACACCAACCGCGTTCAcatcctctccttccaccctgAAACCCTCTCCCTCTCCCCACACCCTTCCCTCTCCTTCGATCACCCTTACCCTCCAACCAAGCTAATGTTCCATCCCCGCAAACCTTCCCCCTCTTCCTCCTCCGACCTCCTAGCCACCTCCGGCGACTACCTCCGCCTCTGGGACGTCCGCGAAAACTCCGTCGAGCCCCTCTCCCTCTTCAACAACAGCAAGACCAGCGAGTTCTGCGCGCCCCTCACCTCCTTCGACTGGAACGACATCGATCACAACCGCATCGGCACCTCCAGCATCGACACCACCTGCACCATCTGGGACATTGAGCGCACCGTCGTGGAGACGCAGCTCATCGCCCACGACAAGGAGGTCTACGACATCGCCTGGGGCGAGGCAAGAGTCTTCGCCTCCGTGTCCGCGGACGGCTCCGTACGAATCTTCGATTTGCGTGACAAAGAACACTCCACCATCATCTACGAAAGCCCCCACCCGGATACCCCTTTGCTTCGTTTGGCTTGGAATAAGCAGGATCTCAGGTACATGGCTACCATCTTGATGGATAGTAATAAAGTTGTGATATTGGATATTAGGTCCCCCACTACTCCTGTGGCGGAATTAGAGAGGCATCGTGGGAGTGTCAATGCCATTGCTTGGGCTCCTCATAGCTCCACGCATATTTGTTCTGCTGGGGATGATACTCAGGCTCTTATCTGGGAATTGCCCACGCTCGCTGCTCCCACCGGGATTGATCCCATGTGCATGTATTCTGCTGGCTGTGAAATCAACCAGCTTCAATGGTCCGCGGCTCAGCCTGATTGGATTGCTATTGCTTTCGCCAACAAGGTGCAGCTTTTGAAGGTTTGA
- the LOC114162138 gene encoding NDR1/HIN1-like protein 26: MSKITITSPKHCGAKEGLKIKSNYKKLYFTLSALFTSILLLILLIWLILHPAKPQFSLKEVDIYQLSLLGPNLNSSIQLTLFSKNPNQKVAIYYDEIQVYATYKGQQITGDTPVPPFYQGQEESNLITASLVGNILPVAPSLGFELGRDQTVGRLVLNLKANGKLRWKVGTWVSGRYRFNVNCVAINAFGPSVPSAPLISNQGTQCSTTL, encoded by the coding sequence ATGTCTAAAATCACAATAACCTCTCCAAAACACTGTGGTGCCAAAGAAGGGTTGAAAATTAAGAGCAACTACAAGAAGCTCTACTTCACTCTGTCAGCATTATTTACCTCAATTCTGCTGCTAATACTTCTCATCTGGCTCATCCTCCACCCTGCCAAGCCTCAATTCTCCCTCAAAGAAGTTGACATCTACCAGCTCAGTCTCTTAGGCCCCAACCTCAACTCCTCCATCCAACTCACCCTCTTCTCCAAAAACCCAAACCAGAAAGTCGCCATTTACTATGACGAGATTCAAGTTTATGCAACCTACAAGGGCCAGCAAATTACCGGTGACACTCCTGTGCCACCCTTCTACCAGGGCCAAGAAGAGAGTAACCTCATAACGGCCTCTTTGGTGGGAAACATTTTACCTGTGGCTCCCTCTCTCGGCTTCGAACTGGGTCGTGATCAAACTGTTGGAAGACTAGTTTTGAATCTCAAAGCCAATGGAAAGCTTCGTTGGAAGGTCGGAACTTGGGTTTCTGGCCGTTACAGGTTCAATGTTAACTGTGTTGCCATCAATGCCTTTGGACCCTCTGTTCCTTCTGCTCCTCTCATCTCCAACCAAGGGACGCAGTGCTCTACcacactttaa
- the LOC114196288 gene encoding uncharacterized protein LOC114196288 → MFPPPPQPLTTLPSLPDLLLTALSVCFLVSSSKPHIASTRCPFPRRFLKFPAMSLTATPSKSTTTATALNTLPPRRHNFASPQSLSEWLKPRLPSESFASWGVKPGTKNVHNLWLELSQGETSLADSTPPVRTVHVVLVHITAKHGKFLVESHQELSDGNVRKRGRPLSEKMKPNEDPESAAVRGIFEELGSAIVGARPNPETSDIVSIDPNSYEMRVEERDSGSYPGLPGCYVLHTLSATVEGLPEGDFCTYEVDEYDGVFEEKKLADRAVSVKKHYWTWVSDDSIQT, encoded by the coding sequence ATGTTCCCACCGCCGCCTCAGCCACTGACGACCCTCCCCTCCCTGCCGGATCTCCTCCTCACGGCCCTCTCCGTCTGCTTCCTCGTCTCCTCCTCCAAGCCCCACATCGCCTCCACCCGCTGCCCCTTCCCGCGCCGCTTCCTCAAATTCCCTGCGATGTCCCTCACCGCAACACCCTCCAAAAGCACCACCACAGCCACCGCCCTCAACACCCTACCCCCGCGCCGCCACAATTTCGCGTCCCCGCAATCCCTTTCCGAGTGGCTCAAGCCCCGCCTCCCCTCCGAGTCATTCGCCTCGTGGGGCGTCAAACCCGGCACCAAAAACGTGCACAACCTCTGGCTCGAACTCTCCCAGGGCGAAACCTCCCTCGCCGACTCCACTCCTCCGGTTCGGACAGTCCACGTCGTCCTCGTCCACATCACCGCCAAACACGGCAAGTTCCTCGTCGAATCGCACCAGGAGTTATCCGATGGCAACGTCCGGAAGCGTGGCAGGCCCTTGTCGGAGAAGATGAAGCCCAACGAGGACCCCGAGTCCGCCGCCGTCAGAGGCATTTTCGAAGAGCTTGGCTCTGCGATTGTTGGTGCCAGACCCAATCCCGAAACCTCTGACATTGTCAGCATCGATCCCAATTCGTACGAGATGCGGGTCGAGGAGCGCGATTCGGGTTCTTACCCGGGTTTGCCCGGTTGCTACGTTTTGCACACGCTAAGCGCCACGGTTGAGGGTTTGCCCGAGGGTGATTTTTGCACGTACGAGGTTGATGAGTACGATGGGGTTTTTGAGGAGAAGAAACTCGCGGACAGGGCTGTGTCCGTGAAGAAGCACTATTGGACTTGGGTTAGTGATGATTCCATCCAGACATGA